TCCGGTTCTGGAGGGGATAAATCTGTCAGTCAGCGTTGGTGAGCGGCTGGCTATCTGCGGGGAATCCGGCGCCGGTAAGAGTACTCTGCTCCAGATTATGGGAGCCCT
The nucleotide sequence above comes from Pseudomonadota bacterium. Encoded proteins:
- a CDS encoding ATP-binding cassette domain-containing protein; protein product: MVRELIRVEQLSKEFHLDGEIIPVLEGINLSVSVGERLAICGESGAGKSTLLQIMGAL